Below is a genomic region from Argopecten irradians isolate NY unplaced genomic scaffold, Ai_NY scaffold_0997, whole genome shotgun sequence.
GtctgtaaatatattgttaccCAAATACAGGTTACGAAGTGTTCTACTTTAAAAAGGTGTTTGGTGCTTTTTGTTCATTAAGAGACAAAAAGGTGGTGTAACATATTCTCAGGGTCAAAGATAACTGATACTCCTCTCTGTCCAGTAATTGTACACCATGGGAAGGTGATCATGGGGTCTTATCAATGTCCCGTTATAACTGTTTCCCCTTTGTTTTATGAATCAGTCTCGGAGTCAGGCCGGTGCGAGGCACACGtctgtaaatatattgttaccCAAATACAGGTTACGAAGTGTTCTACTTTAAAAAGGTGTTTGGTGCTTTTTGTTCATTAAGAGACAAAAAGGTGGTGTAACATATTCTGGTGGCAGCGGTAAAGGATATCTTTACGAGAGAGACTCCGTTATCAAAGGATAACGCTCGTGAAAGAACAATATGTCAACTCCTGAAGAAACAGAAACAATGACTGCAGCTCAAACAAAATTGGAATTAAAAAGACTTGAAATCCAAGCAGAGCTAGACAGAGAAAAACTTCaacttgaaaaattgaaaattgaaacagaagaagaaaaagaccGACAAAGAGAAGAGGAAAGACAAAGAGAACTTATGAatttagaaaaagaaaagatgaaaatagATGCTGAGGAAAAGAAAGAGACCACCAGCGAAAATTAAAGGAAATGGAATTAGAGATTGAAAAAGCCAAAATTCACAATGAGAAAAGTGACACAAAGTACAACTCTGTTCCAATTAGACTTAAACTGCAACCTTACAACCACGCAGGCAATGAGGATATAGTGACATTCTTATCAGAGTTTTCCGGATTAGCATTACAAGCAGGATGGGCCGAGGAAGTTAAAATGTTACAACTGAGGACATTATTGACTGGTGAAGCTCGGGTCGTCGCAATTCAAGCTCATGGATCATATGAAGAACTGAGCAAAGCCCTGACAGAGAGATATGGGAAACGACCATATCAGTATTTCAAGTTACTTCAAGCAGCTCAGAAGGAACCTCAGGAGACATACAGAGGACTATGGGCAAGGATTGAACAGTATCTTGCTAGATTTGTGGATACAATGGAGAACCCTTTGGACAAATTCAAGGAAGAATTTTTCCTAAATGCACTGCCAACATCTCAAGCACAGTGGATACGCCGTAATAAAGGATCGGGAAGTGTGGTGGAGGCAGCTGAGGATTATATATTGCCTGATAAATATGGACAAAAACCAAAACAGAGTCAGGTTAGTCATCATTCCTTTGATAGAAATAAATCAGAAATCAAGAAGGAAAATCAACAGGGCCAGTCAAAGAACTGTTTCAATTGTGGTAAATATGGCCATTTCGCGCGCAAATGCCCTAAGAGaaaaaacaattcaaatatgGCAAGTTATTTAGTTCAACAGTACTCAGGAGGACTCATTCATGTACCTGGAGAGGTGAATGGGCGAGACATTAGTTTCGTTAAGGACACAGGAGCGGCTATGACCCTGATTCGGGAAGATTTAGTCGATCCAAAGTATGTATTAGGGGGACAGAGAGAAACCCTATATACGGCTATTGGACAGCCATTTTCTGCTAAATTGGCTGTAGTACAGATGGACACTCCCTTTTATAGAGGACATGCTCAGGTAGGGTTGGTGCCAGACCTGGCGGCAGAGGCATTGCTCGGGATAGATATCATCGAGCGCAAGGGTGTCAACGTCATAACCCGTCAACAGAGACGTGAACGGGAGCTCGAGGACATAGCTCGAGGTGTAGCCATGAATTGCCAGGGAAAAGCTGGACTGGCTACTGAGGATGATCATGGAAATCATCATATCGAGGAGGAAGCctatgatggtgatgatgggAGGGATCATTCTGATCACCCAGAAGTTTTTAGTGTCGATGAGGATGCTAACGAGAACACACGTCCGGATACTACTGGTGGCGACAACACCGACGAAGAGGATGCGTGTGTGTTAGGCGAGACGGTAGAACTCTCAAATGTTAATGCTGAAGTGCTCAGTAGGCTGCAATCGGAGGACCCTACACTCGCAAACATAAGACGAAAATCAGCTGTGTCAGCGGATTTAATACATGATGACAGGAACGCGATTTACTGGGAGAATGGTATTCTTAAGCGTAAATGGGAGTCATCAAATGGTATTCAGAGCGGAGTACAGGTTGTTTTACCGGAAAGACTTCGGCTGAATGTGATCAAGTTGGCACATGAAAGGCCACTTGCAGGTCATCTTGGAGCAGAGAAAACAAAGGAGAGAGTTTTAACTGCGTTTTATTGGCCTGGAGTCTTCAAAGACATTACAGAGTATTGTAGTACCTGTGACATCTGCCAGAAAGTGGCAAAACGGCGTAGTGACGAGAAAGCGCCATTAGTGCAACCTCCAATAGTGGGTGAGCCCTTTTACAAGATTTCAATGGATGTAGTAGGTCCTTTGTCAAAGTCAAAGAAGGGGAATCGTTTTATCCTTACGATCATGGATGACGCGACGCGATACCCAGAGGCATTTGCACTCCGGAATGTGGATGCTGTAACAGTGGCTGACACGCTTATTGACATGTTTTCGCGTGTTGGATTTCCGAAAGTAATTCTTACTGATCAGGGTACAAATTTTACCTCTGAATTGCTGAAACACCTGTATGAGGTTACAGGTATCAAAGGGATTACGACATCACCATATCATCCCCAGGCAAATGGAAAGGTTGAAAGATTCAATGCTACATTAAAAGCTATTTTGAAGAAGTTGTCAACTAGCAACAAGGACGAATGGGACACTTTGTTACCTTACGCTCTGTTTGCGTACAGAGAGGTACCCCATGAGGAGACCGGATTCTCTCCTTTCGAAATGCTTTATGGTTGGCCCGTACGCGGTCCACTCCAGATTTTGGAGAAGGCCATGACAGGTGAGGCCGAGATACAAACTAACGTTGTAGATCATGTGGTTAAGATGAGGGAAAGACTAGCCGAAATACGAGAAACTGTACAAGAGACACTTGtgataaaaagacaaaaaatcaaacaatggTACGACCAGAACGCTACACAAAGAGAATTTCGTCCTGGTGATGAAGTATTATTACTACTGCCCTCAGACACCTCAAAAATGGTAGCGCAGTGGAAGGGACCTTATCGTGTAATACGGCAACAACCGTACCGAATTCCTCAATCAAAACGCGAGGAAGTGAAACGGCTAATCGATGACATGTTGGAAAAGGGTCAGATATCGCCATCAGCGAGTCCCTATTCAGCACCCGTTGTTCTGGTAGAAAAGCCAGACAAATCAATCAGACTTTGTGTGGACTATCGAAAGTTAAATGAGATAACACAGTTTGATGGTTAGCCGATTCCGCGGATAGATGACATATTCGAGAAACTGGGCCAAGCAAAGTATCTCAGTACTATGGATTTAGCCAAAGGCTACTGGCAAATACCTTTAGCGGaggattcacaagaaaaatcAGCATTTGTTACTGAATTTGGCCagttcaaatttcatgtgatGCCATTTGGAATGAAAACCGCACCAGCGACTTTCGCACGCATGATGAATGAAACATTGATGGGGTTGACGAATGTTGTCGCCTACTTTGACGACATTGTAGTTTTCAGCGCGACCTGGGATGACCACGTTAATCATCTACGTGTCGTATTTAAAAGGCTTAAACAAGTTGGCCTTACTGTGAAACCATCTAAGTGTATACTTGGAGAGGAGGAACTGTACTGTCTTGGACATGTGGTTGGACATGGCACCGTCAAAGCGGATCCAAGGAAAATCAAGGCCATGACCGAATTTCCACTTCCTCAGTCAAAAAAAGGGAGTACGCTCATTCCTTGGAATGACAGGTTACTATAGAAAGTTCATCAAAAACTATGCCCATATCGCAGAACCGTTAACCAACATCTTAAAAGCTAAGGAGCCAACAAAAATAGTTTGGACAGAGAAGCGTGTGGAGGCATTTCAGGAGTTAAAGGATGCCATGACGAAAGCACCAGTTTTGAAAACACCGAATTTCACAGAGCCTTTCGTACTACAAACAGACGCGAGTCATTCAGCGATAGGAGGAGTTTTGAGTCAAAATGACGGAGATGATGAACATCCAGTCGCGTACGCGAGCAGAAAATTACTTCCGCGAGAGGTGAATTACTCGACCATTGAAAAGGAATGCCTTGCAATCGTGTGGAGCATCGAAACTTTCGCGTACTACTTGAATGGTGTTCAGTTTACTGTGGAAACTGACCACAATCCGCTTGTTTGGTTAgagaaaacaaaacttaaaaatCAGAGACTGATGCGATGGGCATTAGCTTTACAGCCCTATTGCTT
It encodes:
- the LOC138313858 gene encoding uncharacterized protein, whose protein sequence is MELEIEKAKIHNEKSDTKYNSVPIRLKLQPYNHAGNEDIVTFLSEFSGLALQAGWAEEVKMLQLRTLLTGEARVVAIQAHGSYEELSKALTERYGKRPYQYFKLLQAAQKEPQETYRGLWARIEQYLARFVDTMENPLDKFKEEFFLNALPTSQAQWIRRNKGSGSVVEAAEDYILPDKYGQKPKQSQVSHHSFDRNKSEIKKENQQGQSKNCFNCGKYGHFARKCPKRKNNSNMASYLVQQYSGGLIHVPGEVNGRDISFVKDTGAAMTLIREDLVDPKYVLGGQRETLYTAIGQPFSAKLAVVQMDTPFYRGHAQVGLVPDLAAEALLGIDIIERKGVNVITRQQRRERELEDIARGVAMNCQGKAGLATEDDHGNHHIEEEAYDGDDGRDHSDHPEVFSVDEDANENTRPDTTGGDNTDEEDACVLGETVELSNVNAEVLSRLQSEDPTLANIRRKSAVSADLIHDDRNAIYWENGILKRKWESSNGIQSGVQVVLPERLRLNVIKLAHERPLAGHLGAEKTKERVLTAFYWPGVFKDITEYCSTCDICQKVAKRRSDEKAPLVQPPIVGEPFYKISMDVVGPLSKSKKGNRFILTIMDDATRYPEAFALRNVDAVTVADTLIDMFSRVGFPKVILTDQGTNFTSELLKHLYEVTGIKGITTSPYHPQANGKVERFNATLKAILKKLSTSNKDEWDTLLPYALFAYREVPHEETGFSPFEMLYGWPVRGPLQILEKAMTGEAEIQTNVVDHVVKMRERLAEIRETVQETLVIKRQKIKQWYDQNATQREFRPGDEVLLLLPSDTSKMVAQWKGPYRVIRQQPYRIPQSKREEVKRLIDDMLEKGQISPSASPYSAPVVLVEKPDKSIRLCVDYRKLNEITQFDG